CTTTCTCAACAGTTGAAGAATTTATTAAAGGTCTTCCAACATACTCCTTTAAAGCAACTTCCATAAATTCGGGTTGTTGTATGTCCAGAGATAAAGGAATTGAACCTATTTTATCAAGAATTATTATACTTTTTTCAAAATGTTTTTTATCAAGCAATTTTTCAATACCAAGATTTATATCTAATACATGTGACCCTTCTTTTTCCTGAGCTGTTGCAAGATTTACCATTCTATCAAAATTATATTCCCTTATAGCATTTTGGAAATTTTTCTTTCCTGAAGCATTTATCCTTTCGCCTATTATAAGAAATGGTTCTGTTTCTCTTAATATAGTTCTACTTGAGAGAAACTGTTTTTTTATAGTCTCTCTTTTTCTAACTCTTGTCTTGCCAATAAATTCTCTCATAAGTTTGATATGTTCTGGGCCTGTGCCACAACAACCGCCAATAATATTTGCACCAAGATGAACAAAATCTTCCATATATACAGAAAATTTTTCAGGTGTTGTATTGTAAATTACACTTCCGTCTGGCTGAAGTTTAGGTTTTCCAGCATTTGGTTCAACGCTTATGGGCTTTTTTGAGTATTTTGAAAGTGTTTGAAATACCTTAATCATTTCTTCAGGAGTTAAAGTACAATTCATTCCTATAACGTCTACATCAAGATCATTAAATAATGTGGCAAATATTTCAACACTTGTTCCTGTTACTGTTCGTCCATTTTCTTCAAATGTAAGATGTGCAATTATAGGAATATTATTATCCAGATCCCTTAATGCTAAAAATGCAGCTTTTAATTCTTTTAAATCAGACATTGTTTCTATTATAAAACCGTCAATACCTGCGTTTAAGAGAATTTCTCCCTGCTCCTTAAATACCTCATATGCTTCATCAAATGATAATTCGCCGAGGGGAGTTAATAATATTCCTGTTGAGGATATATCTCCAAGAATTTTTACGTTAGAATTTTTAGCAGCATCTTTCGCTATTTTTACAGCATGAAAATTAATATCTTTAATATTCTCTTTAACCTTTAATGATTGCATTTTTAATCTATTTGCACTAAAAGTATTTGTTAATAAAAAATCAACACCAGCATTTACATAAGCTTTTTGTAATGTGTATACTGCATCTGGATTTGTTATATTCAACAATTCAATAGGCATTCTACCTCTAATACCCATTTTGAAAAATTCTGTGCCATAAGCACCATCTAAAAAAAGAACTCTTTGATTTAACAATTCAGAAAATTCTTTTCTATTCATCTTATCACCAGCCTATTAAACAGGTTGTTGTTTTTCCTGGAATCATTATACCACTTTCACGAACCATAATTTTATCTGTTAAATTTAGCATTTCAACTATAATTTTATTTACTCTAATATCGATATCCCCATATCCAGGTGAAAAACGCATAGTACCTTTTCCATATTTAGTTCGTAATTTTTGGTCAAATGTATTATTTAATTTTTCAAGAGCTTCAGAAGCCCATGCGTCAAGTAACGTTCCTTCAAGAACTTTATTTCTTTCCATTAAGCTTTCAATTTCTTTATCAATTCTCTCACCTAATGTTGAAAGAAATATAGATAATTTTTTTGAACCAACGAACTTTGAAGGAATTATTTCTTTGGGAACTTTATTTATTTCATATATATTATGCCACAATTGTGGACTTGCAAGTTCAAGACCTTTAAGATATATTTCGGTAACAATTTTATTTAGATTTTCATCATCAATAATTTTTTTATATATACTTCCAGCACGCGCCAGATATATTTGTTTTGAAGGCATGTATTCGCTTTTTTGTGGAATATATTCTTCTATTTCAGAAAAATTCATCGTATCACCTCTACTAATAAATAATAAAATCAATGCTTGTATTAAAGTTTTTATTTATTATAGCATATATATTTTTAAAGATAAAATAACGTATTGTGAGTTATATAAAAACTATTTATTTATTTTGAGATGATATGATATAATATAATTTAATAGAAGTATAAGGTAATTACTACTCTTAGAAGAGGATTTGGAGGTTTTAATGAGAATATTTGAATACGAAAATATAAATGAAATGAGTTTTGAAACTGCAAAAACTGTTTTTAACTTTTATGATTATTACATAAGAAAACAGGGGTATTTTTCTCTGGTCTTAGCGGGGGGCAATACTCCAAAATTACTGTATCAAATTCTGGCATCTGAATATAATTTAAAAATAAACTGGAATGATGTATATATATTTTTTGGTGATGAAAGATATGTGGATAAAGAAAATGAATATAGCAATTATAAAATGGCTTTTGAAACGTTGATTTCAAAAATAGATATTCCCCCAAAAAATATTTTTAGAATAAGAACAGAAATCGAACCTATTGAAAAATGTGTAGAAGATTATGAAAACCAAATATTGAAATTTTTTGAGAAGAAAGATAAAGATGTTTCATTTGATTTAATTCTTTTGGGAATGGGGAATGATGGACATGTTGCCTCAATTTTTCCAGATATTGAAATTTCAAATAATAAGTATATTGATTATGTTATACCAAAAAATGCAAATCCATTAGTTCCAAGAATAACCTTTACATATAATACTATAAATAATAGTAAAAACGTTGTTTTTTTAATTTCTGGAAAAGAAAAAATAAAAGTATTAAATGAAGTTTTTAGAGGGAAAGAATATCCGGTGGGAAATATAAAACCACGTGAGAATTTGATATATTTTATATCTAAGTAATCTTTATTAGTGATTTGAAGGTGTATTATTAAATTTCTATCAAAATATCAATCTAACCTCAGTATATTGGCGAAAAAATGAAGAAAAATTCCTGCAATTAATAAAATAATGAGGCTTTAACAGCCTCATTATTTTAATCCAAAATATTCCAGAATACTGTCTGATATTATTTTAGCGAACAAATCTATATATACACCGGATTTAAAGCTTATTTCTACTGTTGGATTTGAAAGAAATTCAAGTTCAAATAATACTGCCGGGCATTTAGTATATGCCAGTACTGCAAATTCAGCTGCATGTATGGATCTAAAAGGAATGTTATTTTCTTTGATGCGTTTTTTTAATAATTCTGCAAATTTTTTGCTTTCTGGAATTGAATTTTTCTTTTCTATAACTCTTGATTCTATTATATCCTTATTTTTTTTCATGTCGAGGTTTTCTTTCCTTGCGATTTTTCTGGCGTATTTATCGTTTGAAAATGAGAAATAATAAATTTCTGAACCTCGAACACTTCGATTTTCAAGATATGAATTGAGATGTATACTTACAAATAAATCTGCCCCAACATCATTTGCAAATTTTGCACGATTATATAATTCTACAAATTTATCATAGCTTCTTGTGAGATAAACCCTTATATTTTTATTTTTTAATAATTCCTGTGTTTTTAATGCAACCTTTAAAGCGACATCTTTTTCTTTCGTTCCAAGATATCCAAGAGCACCAGGATCAAAGTCTCCATGTCCGGGATCTAAAACCACTATAGGTGCAGTGAATTTTTCTGTTAATTCTATATCAAGAATAATTCTTCCGTTTTCTGTGATTTTGGTATATTTTTTTGCTTCGGCACCAAGTATTATGGTTACCCATATTTCTTTTTTAGAATGTTGCATGGCTTTTATCTGTTTTAGGAATTTATTGTTATATGTTTTTGAAAAGGAAACTTCAGGAATCTCAGCACCATATATTTTTATTAAATATCCCGGTGCAGATGTGAGCGAATATACTTCATATTTTTCCGGTTTCATTGAAAATTCCATAATAACACGCAATCTTTCATTCATTAAAAAGCCGTCTATACTTTTTAATTTTGCAAGGTTGTAATTTAAATAATAACCCTTTGAATTAGTAAAATATTCAAGATTTGCAATTTGGGCTAATGTGCTTAATTCAACATAATAATTTTTATTTATATATTTAAAATTATTTTTGTCTAGTGTTAGTGATTCAGAAGAATTCAATATGGCAATTTGTGCATTTGGAAATACAACTGCTGACCATGTATCCTGAAATTTTATTATTAATAGATTTTCAGATGTAGAAATTACGTCGTATTCAAGATGTTTTAAATAAGAAACATTGAGGAAAATCTTTCCATTTTCCTCAATGTAATTAAGTCTATCTACTTTTTTCCATTGTAAAAACAAGTCTTTTGAAAATAATTGTATTGAAAATATAATTATTAGGAAAATTAAAAGAGGTAATTTTTTATTATAATTCATGCATTACTCGCCACCCATATAGTTTTTATCTATTTCAACATGTGCAAACTTCATTCCTGGTAAAAAGATCATAGGATTTACGCTCTTTTCATCAAGTGTTCTTACTTCAAAATGAACATGAGGACCTGTGGATATTCCTGTACTTCCAACTCTTCCAATTAATTCACCCTTTTTAACAATTATTCCAGGAACAACATCCGCTCTGGACATGTGTGCAAATATATAATAATGTTTTCCAGCCTTTATTTTTACATATATTCCATAACCTTTATCTTTTTTTACTTCTACAACCTTTCCGGTTATAGAAGAAAATATAGGTAATCCTTCGCTTAAAGCTATATCTATTCCACTATGAAATCTTTTTTCGTGGTAAATTGGATGTATTCTCCAACCGTAAGGTGAGGTTAATTCTCCCCATACAGGCCATGAAACAGTAACCTTTTTATTGTAGGATAATCCAAGATAATTGTAAGGTATTAATAATTTCTGACCTACATATATTTTTTCTGGATTTGTTATATGATTGTATTTTATTAAGAGATTTAAGTCTGTAAACATCGATTTGGCAATATATGAAAGATTATCACCAGATTTTACTGTATATATAAAAACAGGTTCTTCCGGGATTTTAATTTTTTGTCCTGGATATATATATTTCTTATAAGCGAGTTCGGGATTATAATCAACAATTAATGATAAGGGAATATTATGTTTATATGCAATTAGTTCTAGAGAATCGCCAGATTTTACTGTGTATGTGTATGTATTAACAGAAAATATAGTTGTAATTAATAATGTTAAAATAATTAAAAAAATCCGATTTTTCATTATTTTCCTCCCAACAACTCTACGATTTTATCTGCTATTTCATAATTTGGAAGAACAAAATCTGCATAATTTTCTTCGACAACAGCTTTAGGCATTCCATATACTACGCAGGTTTCTTTTGATTCAGCAATTATTTTTCCGCCATAATGTTTAATTTTAAATGCACCTTTTGCACCATCTTTACCCATTCCTGTTAATACTGCGGCAATTATATTTGATTTATAAATTTCTGCGGCAAGATCAAATGTAAAATCTGCAGCAGGTCTAACATTATTTATTTTATCTGATTGATCAAGGAATGTATATACCTTGCTTCCGGAAGCTTTTAAACCAAGATGGTAATTTCCAGGTGCAATATATACAGTATCTGGTTTTAATTCTTCATTGTCTTCAGCTTCTTTTACATGCAATTCGGAAATCTTATCCAATCTTTTTGCGAGAGAATTGGTAAATCCTGGAGGCATGTGCTGAACAACAACCACCGGAACATTTATCCCTTTTGGTAAGTTAGGAATAATTGTATCTAATGATCTTGGGCCACCAGTAGAAGAAGCAATTAAAACAATCTTTTGTCCTCTTAACATTGTTGATATTCTTGGTTTTTTAGGTTTGATCCTTCTCATAGTCATTTTAGTCACATCAACCTTTGCAGCATTTCTTATTTTTTCCAATAATTCGTCAGCAACAGTCCTGAATGTCCATGAAACGCTTCCGGCAGGTTTTTGTATAAAATCTACAGCGCCATTTTCCAGTGCTTCAATTGTAATTTCAGAATCCTTTGAAGTTAAACTACTAACCATTATAATAGGTGTAGGTCTTTTTTTCATAATTATTTTTACAGCTTCAAGACCGTTTAATTCCGGCATTTCGACATCCATTGTAATTACATCTGGTTTTAATTGAATAGCCTTTTCAACACCTTCAAGACCTGTTTTGGCTATTCCAACGACCTTCATATCCTTTTGTTTTTCAATAATGTCTTTTAAAACCATTCTCATGAATCCAGAATCGTCTACTATTAATATTTTAATTACTTTATCATCCATTGTTATCCCTCCCTTTTTTCAGGATGCTGCCGATAATTATAAATAAAATGAATAGTATACCTATAATTATACCATATTTGGGAGGCCAATTAAACATTTTGCCACCGAATATTACAGCTGCAACAACAATAGAAAAAGTAGCTGCGATTAATACCGCAGCTGCTCCTAAATCTTTTATAATACCAACAATTGCATTATATTCTGGATGCATTAAATCCATCATTTTTTCTACAAGTGTATTAATTGTTTCAAGGATAAGTACCATGAATATTGCCAGAGATATCCATAGTATCTGACTTTCATCAAGATTTAATATAATAGCCAATATAAAAGCCAATAATGCAAATGTAGTTTGTATTTTGAAATTTCTTTGGGTTGTAAAAACTTCAAATAATCCCTGGATAGCAAATTTTAAACTTTTTGAAAATTTTCTCATTAAAAACCTCTTCCTACTGAATGTCCGTTATTTTTTATTTCATATTTCTTTTCGACGAATTCATATCCAATCTTTAATGCTTTTTCATCTATTTCATAAAATCTCTCATTAACTCTCTTTTTCATTACTTCTACTAATGTATCAAGGCTAACAATGCCACAATTTTTAGCAATTGCCCCTAAACCTATCATATTAGCAACATTTGAATTGCCTAATTTTTCATAAGCTAATTTTGAAGCAGGAATTGGGATAATCTTTTTTGTTACCCTTGCAACAGTTTGAGGTAATGCTTTTATATATGAGCTGTCGTAGAATATGATACCATTATTTTTAACTTTTGAAAGATGAGAGAATGCAATATCATGCATTAAGTATAATACATCAAATGTTTCAGCTTTAGGGTAATCTATGGTTTCTTCAGAAAAAAGAACGTCACAAAATGATAAACCTCCCCTAACCTGAGCACCATAGTGTTGAGATTGAACAACCCAATACCCTTCTTTAACCAATGATTCAGCAAGTATTAATCCCATTAAAATATTACCCTGACCGCCCATACCGCTAATTCTTATGCTTGAAGGTTCTCTTAATTTCATTTAGCAACACCACCTAATTTAGCAGAGATTTCTGCGTATAAGTCTAAATAGGTTTTTTTAGCATCATCTTTATGGAATTCTCCAATTACTATTTTTCCTTCCAATTCTTCTTTTGACATATCTTTTGCTTTGTTTATTGTAATAGCATTATTTTTAAAGTAGTCCATAAACTGTGTTGGTTTTGACATTCCATTATATCTTCCATAGTAAGTATGACAATTTGATACTATTTCAACAACAGACATACCTTTGTGTTTTATAGCATTTTCTATATATTTAACGCTTTGCATGTAATGATATACTGTACTTCTTGCAACATAGGTAGCACCAGAAGCAATAGCCATTTGAACAGGATCAAAAGAGCGCTCAACATTTCCATATGGTGCTGTTGAAGCAGTTGCTTCATGAGGAGTGGTTGGTGAATATTGACCACCTGTCATGCCGTATATTGTATTATTAAATAGTATTACTGTTAGATTCATATTTCTTCTACAGGCGTGTATAAAATGATTTCCACCAATAGCGAGCATATCACCATCTCCACCCATTACAACAACTTCGAGATCAGGCCTTGCAAGCTTTACACCTGTAGCAAATGGAATAGCTCTTCCGTGTAATGTGTGAAGAGTATTAAAATCTAAATATCCTGTAACTCTTGAAGAACAACCAATACCAGAAACAACAGCAACCTTATTTTTATCAAGGTTTAAATTAGCAGCTGCTTCAATAAAAGATTTCATAATTATACCATTTCCGCAGCCTGGACACCATACATTTGGAAGTCTATCTTTTCTGAGATACTGAAAATACTTTTGAGTAGGCATGCCGCACCTCCGATTTATTTTAATTGGAATAGCCTGTATTCAATATTTGAAAGTTTAAAAAATAATTTTGTTAATGAATCTGGATAATCTCCACCATATATTACACGCTTAATACCGGCGTTTATTATAAGCCTTGCGCAAACAGAACATGGTTGATGAGTTACATATATTGTTGCACCGTCAGTTGAAATTCCGAATTTTGCTGCCTGCATTAAAGCATTTTGTTCAGCGTGTAATCCATAACATATTTCCTGATGTTCACCGCTTTTTATATTTAATTCATCTCTGATACAGGTAATTTGATCACAGTGAGGAAAACCTGATGGTGGCTGGTTGTAGCCTGTTGCCAATACGCGTTTATCCTTTACTATTACAGCTCCAACCTTTCTATGGGTACACGATGATCTCTCACTAACAAGAAAAGCTATTTTCATAAAATAAATGTCCCAATCTTCAATATTTTTCTTTTCAGGAAAACTTATTTCCAATAATTTATTTTTTTTTATATATTCATCTACCCTATCCCTTAAACTCATAATATATTTTCCCTCACTTCCAGTATTTTTTCAAATACCATTTTAGATAAATCCAGGCCTTTTTCGTTTAATCTGACGTAATCATCAACAATAATCATATCAGATACCTCAGTACTCAAATTTTTGATGAATTTTAAAAATAAATCTCCGTATTTTTTTTCTAAATTTTTAACGCTTATTCCTTTTATAAGTCTTAATCCCATAAATAATTCTTCTGTTAATTCATTTAAAGGTTCATTTTGAACATAATAATCATATGGAATTTCATTGTTTGCTAATTTTTCCATATAGTCTTTCAATATCCATGTTTTTGTATATCTTATATTGCCAATATGACCACCGGCAGAAATTCCAAAACCATGATAATTTTCGTTATTCCAGTATTTTAGATTATGTTTACATTCAAAATTATTTTTTGCCCAATTGGAAATTTCATAACGTTGATAACCTACTTTTGAAAGTTCAGAAATAACAAAATCATAACCTTCTTCTATAAATGCATCATCAGGTAATGAAAGTTTTCCTTTGTTTAGTAAACTCCGAAGTGGAGTTTCATGATCGCTATCAAAAATATAATATGAGACATGATCAGGCTGCATTTTTTCTATATATTTAATATTTTCTTCTAAACTTTTCCAGTTATCTCCTGGTAATCCTAAGATAAAATCAAAATTTATATTTGAAAAATACCTTCTAGCAAGATAATACTTTTCCTGTATAACTTCGTTGTTGTATTTTCTATTCATTCTTTTTAAGATTTCATTATCAAAAGTTTGCACACCAATACTCAGTCTATTTATACCAAGTGAGAAATATGTATGTAATAATTCTTCAGTAAGAATTTCAGGATTGCTTTCAATAGTTATTTCGTCAGGTTGAAAATTGAAAGAATCTGATAATTTTTTAAATAATTTTTCTATATTTTTTATATCAACATAAGTAGGTGTTCCACCGCCTAAAAAAAGAGTTTCGATTTTCAGATTTTTGTCCTTATATAAATCTATTTCCTTAAAAAGCGATTCAAAATATCTATCCTGAATATTTAAATTTGTTGTCATGGGATAATCACAATATAAACATTTTGATTTGCAAAATGGAATATGTATATATAATCCAATTTTATTAGTATTCAATGAAGAAACACCATCCATTATTGGTTATTATTATGCTTAAAGGATTTTTAATATCGTTTTTGCTTAGATACAATAAGAACCCAGCATCTTCGGACATCTTCATCTGCATGCCAATATAATATTCGCTTTTATCTATTTTAAATGGTGATTGAAATGTGAAATAAGGATAATAATTATTTTCAGAATATAAAACTCCGTATCCCCAAAATCCAGAAAAATACTTGTTTTCTAATATTCCAACAGGTAAACTCAGCGAAATACCTAAAGAGGATTCACCTAGAATAAAAGGTATTTTCATGTATCTTTGTGCATATACTGAGTAATTTGACACAGAAAAATCTGTATTTTTATATTTGAAACTATTTGAATATGTGGTGAGCTTTAATATAGTAGCTGCTAATATGTTAGAAGAAGAAAGATTACGTGTTTCACTTCCGTTTTTAAATACTGAATTGTATGAATATGAGAAGCTTTTCATTGCCAGTTGATTGGAGTATTTTTTTATAGAATAAAAAATTTCTGGAGAATTGTTTTCTATATCGTATTTTATTCCAAAATCAAAAATTCTTTCGCCGATTTTTAATTTTATTTTTTTAAAGAATATTTTTTGATATGTATAAAATTCTTTGGAGCCAGTATAATATGTTCCAAGTGTTGGAAAGTGTAAATCGTAAGAGAATGGATATTTTCCTGATATTCCAAGATTTTGATTTTTAGTACTCCAAAACGGTATTTTTAATTCGAGATAATTATTGGTTATTTCATAATTAATGGAAAATGAAGTGATAAATAACAATAGTAAAAGAGAGATTAAAATATTTTTTTTCATGAGGCACCTCCTGATATAATAAATTTTAAAATTCTCCACCAAGAAGAATTATATCACAATTTTAATTTTCATATTAGCAAATTTGAAAAACTTTTCTGATATAATATAGAAAATTTTCATTGTTGTAATAGACGGAGGTGAAGTTATGTATAATCCTGAATTGATAAGAAATATCAGTATTATAGCGCATATAGATCATGGTAAAACAACATTGGTTGATAGAATACTTGAAATAACAAAAAGCATTGATAATCGTAAAATGCATGACCAATATCTTGATATGATGGATATTGAACAGGAAAGAGGTATTACAATAAAAGCACAACCTGTTAAAATTATGTATCCAGCTAAAGATGGAAATACCTATGAAATAAATATTATAGATACACCGGGGCATGTTGATTTTACATATGAGGTTTCAAGAAGTCTTGCAGCATGTGAAGGAGCAGTGTTGCTCGTTGATGCATCTCAGGGGGTAGAAGCACAAACAGTTGCAAATACATATCTTGCAATAGAAAATGATCTTGAAATTATTCCTGCGGTCAATAAAATCGATTTGCCAAATGCCAATGTTGAAGAGACATTGGCTGAAATAGAAGATTTAATAGGTATTTCAGCAGATGACGCGTTAAAGGTGTCCGGAAAAACAGGTGAAGGTGTTGAAGAGCTACTTGAAGAGATTATAAAGAGAATTCCAGCTCCTACCTCCAAAGGAACAAGTGAAGATAAGTTAAAGGCTTTGATATTTGATGCAAAGTATGATAAATATAGAGGAGTAATCATATATACGAGAATATATGGAGGAACAGTTAAAACTGGCGATAAAATAATGACTATGTCAAATAAAGAAACATATGAAGTTGTTGAAGTTGGAATATTCCATCCCGAAATGCAAAAAACAGATTCATTATCTGCTGGTGAAGTTGGATATATAATCGCAGGAATCAAAGAGGTTGAGCTTGCACGTGTAGGTGATACCATAACAAGTGCAACAGATCCAATAGATGAACCATTGCCAGGATATAAAGAAGTGAAACCTATGGTATATGCCGGTATATATCCTGGTGTTCCAGATTATTATGAAGAATTAAGAAAAGCGCTTGATAAACTAAAATTAAATGACGCTGCTTTAACCTTTAATCCTGAACATTCACCTGCGCTTGGATTTGGTTTTAGATGTGGTTTTCTTGGATTATTACATATGGATGTTGTAAGAGAAAGAATAGAAAGAGAATTTGAATTAGCCATTATATTAACAGCTCCAAATGTTGTTTATAAGGCTAAATTGAAAAATGGCGAAGAAATAGAAATTCATGATCCAACACAATTTCCTGATCAGGATTTATTGGAAGAAGTATATGAACCATATGTAAAACTTGATATTATTACACCAACAGAATATATGGGCGGTTTAATGGGTGTAGTTCAAAATGAAAAACGAGGAGAATTTGTTTCTGTATCAAATGCTGGTAAAGATAGGGTAGTTATGCATTTTGAAGTTCCACTTGGCGAAATAATCTTTGATTTCTTTGATAGAATGAAAGCGATTAGCCGCGGATATGCTTCAATGGATTATGAATTAATAGGATTTAGAAAATCTGATTTATTAAAGGTTACAATACTTGTTAATAGAGAGCCAGTTGAAGCGTTGTCGTTTATTGCACATAGAAGTAAATTATATGAAATGTCGAAGAAAATGGTAGAAAAATTAAAGGATCTCATCCCAAAACATCAGTTTGAAATTCCAATACAGGCAAAAGCAGATGGAAGAATTATTGCAAGATCCACAATTAAAGCATATAGGAAAGATGTTCTTGCAAAGTGTTATGGTGGAGATATAACAAGAAAGATGAAATTGCTTGAAAAACAAAAAGAAGGTAAGAAAAGAATGCGCCAAATTGGTAGGGTAACAATACCTCAAAATGCATTTCTTGCAATTTTGAAAATAAATGAGGAAGAAAAATAAATTTTCCCCCTTCAGGATAATGAAGGGGGATTTTTTAAACAAATATCAATAGCTTTTTCTAATAAAAGATCTTCTTCTGGTTCTCTGATATTTTCATATATTATACCAAAATCAGGATCTTCGATTTTTATGTTTGGTTCAAAACCTTTTCCTGAAATATTTTCGCCATTTAAAGATATATATTGTCCTACAGGTATTATTATTTTTCTATTTTCATCAAGAGAAAATGTATTTAAAATTTCAGATTTTCCATAAGTTCTTTCGCCAATAACAGTTGCAAGGTTATTATCCCTGAGATATAATCCAACCAATTCAGAAGCTGAAGCGCTAAATCTGTTTACAATTACAACTATTTTTTTATTATTTAATTCTTTTCTGTATTTGATATTTTGAATTCGACTGAGCATATAATAATTATTTTTAAGTTTTATATTATAAAATACATTTTGAGGAGATAAAAGCGAAAGGACTTTTTGAGCTTCATTTAAAGAACCACCATGATTATTTCTTAAGTCAATAATTATATTGTCGATTTTTCTTTCAATTGCAAGATTAATATAATCATTAAATCCTTCAAATAATCCTTCACCAAAATAGTTTATTTTTATTATCAAAAATTTTTTTTCTTTTTCTTTAATGACCTTTGTATCCATCATTTTATAAAAACCCGTCCTTTTTGAAAAGGAAATGTTAAATGTTTCTCGATTTTTGTTTAAAACAGTTATTGTAAAATTTTCCGTGTTTTCGAATGAGGGAATATCATCTCTTCTAACATCTTTGCCGTTAATTGCTATTATATAATCTCCTGAACGCAAACCTTCTTTATAAACCTTTGAACCGAAAAAGACCTCTGATACCTCTACTGCCTGTTTTTTAAAATTATATTTTCCTGTAAAACCCAGTTTATATGCATAATCTGATGCGAGATCAACATAATCTTTATTGGATTTTATAAAATCGCTATATTTTGTATGAAGTCCCTGTATAGCATTATATAACATATCGTCAATTTCTTCATCTGTTAATTCTGGATAGTAGTTGTTTTTTATGCAATTGTACATTTTTCCAAATATATTAGATTCATGTAGTTTAAGTTTATATTCTGTATTTAGCCATATAAGGTAGAATATTGCAGCAACGATTAAAAGATTTAAAATAAATTTTGTTTTTCCCATAGTATTCCTCCTTGTAAAAGATTATAGTAAATAAATAATAAGTGCCCAATAAATATGATCGGATCTTTTTATAATATAATACATCAAAAGAAAAAATACAAAGGAATATATATATCCTGTGAATAAAACATTATTAAATGAAAAATAAAATGAACTGTTTGTAAGTTTCAATCCATTTACAAATAATGATGCAAAGAAAGCTATTAAGAA
This is a stretch of genomic DNA from Marinitoga piezophila KA3. It encodes these proteins:
- the lepA gene encoding translation elongation factor 4 encodes the protein MYNPELIRNISIIAHIDHGKTTLVDRILEITKSIDNRKMHDQYLDMMDIEQERGITIKAQPVKIMYPAKDGNTYEINIIDTPGHVDFTYEVSRSLAACEGAVLLVDASQGVEAQTVANTYLAIENDLEIIPAVNKIDLPNANVEETLAEIEDLIGISADDALKVSGKTGEGVEELLEEIIKRIPAPTSKGTSEDKLKALIFDAKYDKYRGVIIYTRIYGGTVKTGDKIMTMSNKETYEVVEVGIFHPEMQKTDSLSAGEVGYIIAGIKEVELARVGDTITSATDPIDEPLPGYKEVKPMVYAGIYPGVPDYYEELRKALDKLKLNDAALTFNPEHSPALGFGFRCGFLGLLHMDVVRERIEREFELAIILTAPNVVYKAKLKNGEEIEIHDPTQFPDQDLLEEVYEPYVKLDIITPTEYMGGLMGVVQNEKRGEFVSVSNAGKDRVVMHFEVPLGEIIFDFFDRMKAISRGYASMDYELIGFRKSDLLKVTILVNREPVEALSFIAHRSKLYEMSKKMVEKLKDLIPKHQFEIPIQAKADGRIIARSTIKAYRKDVLAKCYGGDITRKMKLLEKQKEGKKRMRQIGRVTIPQNAFLAILKINEEEK
- a CDS encoding S41 family peptidase, whose protein sequence is MGKTKFILNLLIVAAIFYLIWLNTEYKLKLHESNIFGKMYNCIKNNYYPELTDEEIDDMLYNAIQGLHTKYSDFIKSNKDYVDLASDYAYKLGFTGKYNFKKQAVEVSEVFFGSKVYKEGLRSGDYIIAINGKDVRRDDIPSFENTENFTITVLNKNRETFNISFSKRTGFYKMMDTKVIKEKEKKFLIIKINYFGEGLFEGFNDYINLAIERKIDNIIIDLRNNHGGSLNEAQKVLSLLSPQNVFYNIKLKNNYYMLSRIQNIKYRKELNNKKIVVIVNRFSASASELVGLYLRDNNLATVIGERTYGKSEILNTFSLDENRKIIIPVGQYISLNGENISGKGFEPNIKIEDPDFGIIYENIREPEEDLLLEKAIDICLKNPPSLS